A region of the Littorina saxatilis isolate snail1 linkage group LG12, US_GU_Lsax_2.0, whole genome shotgun sequence genome:
AGCCACAGTGGCTGGCGAACGCAGCATGGACATCAATGTCTGCTGATTTTTATCTGCTTTGAGCTTTTTTTTCGGACCCATGTCGTTTCTCTTTCGTTTTATTTTCGTTCGAACGCACAACGGTTTTTCCGGATATTATGACGAAAAGTAATGCCTTGCGCATGTGCGAACATGCACGGGTGGTTCCCATTGGTTTAaacgatttattgctgagccaatgaatgcactcgaggcaccatatgggttcggttttctttttttcttcttgatccaacttgaggataaattaattcaaagaatcagatcccatatggtgcctcgttcactcaacaaactggtcacacgcagtgcatactttcgcttggcaaaaccgaaaccagctttcctcacgcagtgtttactttcgcttggcaaaaccgaaacaagctttcctcttgaaaattaaacagtccgcatgtccgcttcattgtcaaaaacgatcggacccttgaccacttcttctgtaggttaatcggacctgtgtcctgctggggttaaagctataggtcctggggaaattggatcggtcagagaccggagaccgactaaaatgtacatcactgatgttgggatgaatatgtcaggtttgaggatgcacatttctgtaggttcatctcggtattccaccccctcggctttctgttgtaaatattaagctgagcacggtgatcgaatgtggaagctacgtttggtcaaaggtcacagaagatttgcgtcgtgcagcgaaggaaagaatcgcgatcttgtttccgaatcggtacctctttgtttttcattagacctgtcattctgcttgctcggctttgttagatgtttgcatatcgtgttgctattttctttgcttttattattgtttcttacttgtgcttcgtttatcgatacaacgcaaGTAATAAAAGTGTTTGGCAATTTTCAGGGAAAATGGAATGCTACAAGTACAACGCATGGTGTATTCCAGGATATCTGATCAAGAGTTGGATGCGTTGGTGGAACCAATTACTGCTTCCAACAAGCTTACTGGGTCCTTAATGATACAAGCTCGTCTGAAAGGACAGGGGACAGTACTTCAGGTAACTCTTCTGTGCTGAATATTAGAATAGTAAAGcttcaaaaaggaattttaaaCTGTTGAAAAACAACTGAGAAATGGACCAATGTTTCACAGTCACAGATTCTGATTTTAAAGTTAAGTAataccgtttttatatttagtcaagttttgactaaatattttaacgtagaggggggaatcgagacgagggtcgtggtgtgtgtgtgtgtgtgtgtgtgtctgtctgtctgtctgtctgtgtgtgtgtttcgatcCATCATACAACGCCGCAGCTATGGAGGTCAATGCGTTGCTTCGGCAGGGCACTGTGAACTCCCCTAGAGTTGTATTTTGGGACCATGATTTTATGTTTTCTGCTGGAAAACAGTTTACGTTACCTGAATTTGCAGCGTCATTTCCTGGGTGATGGTGTGCATCTAGCAAACGTATATTCCCAAGCTTGGGACCTGTTGGCGTAACATATCAAGATCAAGAAGATCAAGCAACGTCAGGACAGGCCAGGTTGTACAAGTCCCTTCGTCAGGCGATAAACACAGTCGGTTTTTGTGTGATTAAATAATGTTGTAGCCGGGTCAGGTTGCATTGTGCGTTTTGACTGATCAGCTTACAAAGCACGGGTATAGGAACAGGGAATCTTcaaattgtttacattttctttcttgtttgatgCGGGTGGGTGGCATTATAAATCGACGGCTCTAAATGGGGTCAACCAGATCGGTAGATGGGAAGTAACTCGAGTTTATGACAGGCTCGTTGTGGATGATGTCCCTTGTCTAAAAACCAGTTCAAGGTGGAATGGTTCTTTGATCAACACGATTGTTGAGTGTTCTGTCAAATCAAGATATCGTGACATGTTTCAAcagtatgtttctgtgttggtGGATAGTATGGATCAGTGTTTTTCCAGAGTACTTGGAAATAATTTTCAGGTGAGATTCTGATGAACATGTTGGTGTTACGATGCCTTTTCATGTGAGCGTTTGTCAATTCAGAGAATCAGAATATTTGTTCCTGTGGAGGTACTGTATGTCAATTACCTCGGGTGTTTGTCATTTCAGTGAATCAGGAAATATTGGTTCCTGTGGAAGTACTGTTTTGTCAATCACCTGTTATTTTGCCAAGGAGattccaaatttattttggttgtggTACTGTGCCTGTGGGCTAGGTAATATTTCATGTGTTGTTTGACTTGGCAGAGAATCGGGAAATGTTTTTCCTGTGGAGGTACTGTTGTCACTTGTGTTGGCTGGTGCCTCACAGATTACAAACACTATTTTGGTTAAAGTACATGTACCGTGGGCTAGGTAATATTTCATGGTGGGGCTGATTTTTCAGAGAATCAGAAAACATGGTtcgctgttgttctttttgtcaaaTTAAGCTATAGGGCCTCAGAGATTCCAACATTAGTTAGTATGTGGATTTGTTAGCCAGGTATTatgttggtgtgtgacagttCAGAGAACCATGATGTAATTTCCTGTTGGTGTTCTGTTTGTCATAAATGTATTGAGCCTCAGAGATTCCAAACTCGTTTGGTGGGGGTACTGGGTGCCAGGATTTGAGTttgacacagaaaacacaattgGTTTGAAGTACTTTGGGTCAGATTTTAATCAATTTCTTTGGTTTGTATTTCAGACTCCCAAAATCTGGTGACAACTTCAGAAGTATGGGATATTAAACACCTTTTACAGGCTGAACAGTGAAGGAGTTGTTAACTCCTGCAAGGAGCAGCAGACAAGTTCAAGGCTTATGTGTAATTCTCAGTAATCTGACAAATAAGGCTGTGTTCACATATCCTGTTTTTTATGCACAGGAATATGCCTCCCAGGAGGGCAGCGTCAAGGCGGGTAGCCGAAGTGACCCGAGCCGCTGCAGGTCGGCCAAGGGCCAGCAACCAGACAGCCTCGCAGCGACAACCCGGTGGGTTTGAGTCAGCCACAGCAGGAGGGGAAGAAAGCGCCACTGCTTTGGCCGCGGTATTGGCAGAACTACGCAGGCTGGGGGAGCGGCAAGAGACCTGCCAAGTGGCCATTGTCTCGCTCCAGAAAGACAACCAACGTCTGCAAGAAGCTGTTTCGGGTGATCGTGAGGCCATCGCCTCAACATCGGGATCGATGACAACCGGTACCAGCAATTCTACCCTGTCTGGCTCGGTTGCCAACCTGGTCAACACAATCACAGGTGAGGCGGCCACCCAATTGGTGCCTGTTGTTTTGTTCGTCGAGGATAAAGTTAAACGCAGGATCTGGGGCCCGGGGCGTCAATCCACAATGACaactgaaaagtttcaaatggaagcgtgtcaatgttaattgtaattcaatctgacaatGATCTCTTTCCTGCGTTCATGCGGTTGCAAACAgaccagaattggttctgttctgttcacatagTACTTTGAGTTCACTTACATGCAAgggttcccgcagtggggcactgcggttatgaaattaaaggcccctcctgtttttggaaccgcaggagctttctagtttgctgttaggtagatttttggttcctctttcctgtcatgctctctttttcttcatgaattcttttcttttttctgccttcttgctcattcacctgtattttttccaaaaatctcttctcttgccgcttgtctcgcgattcatgtatagtttaatctgttagtgttctgatgtaagtccagcagtagataggttaagcctattttaacatactggaaactggtaatcttccagtaggtattaatttagttttactaaagcctgctgggacacaagtaatgggttagtgcatttgtaaacaggaatcgcttgacaagtggcccccttcatccccccccttcctcgtcctgatatggctctgcgtagtcggctggacgttaagcaacaaacaaacaaacaaacaaacatgcaaggGTGATGCACAGTATTCCTATGGAGAGAACTTCATCTTTAAGTGTACTTCGATTAACTGAAGATATTCAATTGTTTACTTCAATGTGGGAGGTGTGCAATGTGTAAATACACATCAACTCAGTCAGTAAGATTTATGTGCAGGTGTATGATGCAGAGCTGTCAGCCCCTATGAAGCTTCATGTGTAGCAATCTTGAATTTATagtgtagcaaatggtgtttatcTTTAAGTATTGCATCATCTTATAATCCACTGCACCTACATGTTTATATGTCAAGACACAAATGTTGCAATAACTGTGTTCAGACAAGAAAACAGCAGCAGGAACAAATGAACATTGTAGAGTGTCTGTATAACGAAGTAGCATTTTCTGTTTTACAAGTAGCATGCTACATCGAAAGCGTAATAGTCTGCAGCTCTAATTGGGCCACTAATGCGGCATGGTGCTTTTGGATTCCACAAGTTATTTTGCATGTTGTTTTTAAGGCAAATATGTCAGAAGCTCCTAAAGAACTTTAGTGGGTAAGCCTGTGACATTGTTGtccacatagagaatactatatgGTTTCCTATGAAATACCAGTTTTACACAAGTTGTGCTTTTAAATATTAAACTGCGAACAATATTTCAAAACACtagtgtaaaactggtatcaaacaggaagccatgtagtattctgtttatcctacatacagggttcgtacaggtcatggaaagtcatggaatttgatttttaattttccaggcctggaaagtcatggaatttcaattcaagtcatggaatttaacataaataagaaagaaaaaaaattaacctttagcacgccagctttctttcgagttgtttcttgacaacaaaaagtatgcggaattggaacgaattaccaaggaagatcttcgcaatgaactgtgtatcgcggtgaaaaaaatgacagttcgtcaagtcacagtgttaGTGACGGTtatgaaacggaatttacgaaagtgcagatggatacaaacagtggctggtccagtttagtgaaatgacaggaccagcaaacattaccgataatctgactgcgtagcaaatgcttgacttgcttgtcaaagagacactgcgtagaaactgactcaaattcagtgcaaagcaagccagtgtcaaaactggcagtgacaagatgtaaaaagtttgcgtgttcggaaatggcgacctgtggatctagtcatggaaaatgttattgaggctcatggaaaagtcatggaattttgtttctaaaaaccagtggggaccctgtacatACTGTTGCATGTTCATTGCTGTAAATGTCCCTTTGTCGAAGCGCCCAGATTGAAGAAGCTTACAAATTGAACCTGGATCTCTCCGAATGCCTCGTGTAATCTTTTATGTCAAAGCAAGGAAATGTCACTGGTGTGGTGTTTACGTTCTTAAAATTCTTCCGAGTGTTCAAAGAAGGACGCTTGTTTCGGTATTGGAGGCAGTGAAAAATCAGGTCCTTGTCAGACAAGACCTCTTTACACATGCAATGTAGAGTGAAtggtattgttatgacatgagtgGTATGTCACGTTAGTGTAATAAGTTGTATTCTTACACGCTCCACAAAGGCACAGAGTACGGGGAGCCATCCAGCGGGTTGATCCTGGTGGAGTAGCTGTCAGAGCTTTGGCGTTGAGGCCCACGAGACGTCGTCTGTACCAAGTATCAGGACCAAACGCTCTCTGGCATCTAGACGGATACCACAAGttgatatcgtgagtacagctacaaatacatacactgggcacaaaaaaatcctttttcaaaatttggTGAATGTTGAGTGTGTCCGGTGGTGGGGAGGATGTTGGGGGTTGTGCCAGTTTGAACATGGAATTTGAGTGGATTGATACAGGTGGCATAAGGAATTCTcttaaacattattttatgacgctggaatctttcttttaagacctacataaCCCTGAGATAATAaggtcttataatgggggtaaacttacagaggttatgagcagaaTATCTTAGAGAACAGCATACCTGCCAATTGCTATGATTTTGGCGCAGCATGCTCCGATTTTGCAGGAATTGCTACGCTGCTACTCTAAGGCCTGAGCTGctacgctaaaaaaaaaaaaaaaatgacaagcgTGCAAAATGTTCACTTATTGCTTGACAATCAACAATGAACATTGCATAACTAGTCGAGTACCGATGGCTGGGAACCACTCCGTTATGACTCGATATTGTCCACGTGACTTGCTTAGCAAATCGTGAATTTTATTGCAAGCATTCGCATTTCCGGTGACTCTATGCGCCAATTGTGAATTTGATTAGAATATGCAATGCACTTGTTAAGTTGTAAGCTGTGCACAGTGACGGTGTTAGAAGTGGAAACTGGAGGGAGACAGGATAAAAACGGGGAAACGTAAGGGTGGTGAAGATTATGGTGCAAGTTCCACGCCGATGCGGGCAAATcattttcaacgatttttgccGAAGAATTCGACAGACTTTGCGTGTATAGGTAAtaatacctgctattccgacttggttgtgtgacagacgttttcttccacacgagattacgttgattgtctaaatctactttttgacggaagtgaccgaacaactgtgaatgacgtctcgttatatgggaatgacgtcacagtcatcgtcacagtctgtatcttttgaagcatctcattcttcatgacgtctttctgtgtctgcatccgcaaaatgtttgttcattccggaatctttgtcatctatgttcagaactctgtccttatagtgtcagacaaacaggcctcctgagcgaaccactttccaagggaagttaaattcgcgtatggaaacagtactgtcgtctggggtgccgttttcagtattctgagcgttgaagaatctgtaaagagaagaaacgataacagcaggagaaataaaagtcgtgtgtgcattttatgtttttttggagtgacgattttgagtttgaatccgttcttgccatgctcctaaagcgtgtaacatacaatcttgcatacgtttgctttagtagtggcaaagaaggaaagcgtgtgacattgaaCTATGGTTAGACGGTTGTAATGTCGTAGAGCTCTCAGAATCTTACAAGCGTTTTTGATGGCATTTTAAATGCGGGCTTGCGATTCAAATTTAAGATTATGCGAGTGCTACGCTTATAAACACCAATTGCAACTCTGACATTGGGTGAAAGTTCCAAAATGCTACTCTTTGGGCTTCAcaggggttggcagctatgaaacagggtcttgaaaatgtcttgtttgggatcgtaaaaggaagggcgtcttctaaggggtaggtgggtaacgaaggtgagtcgtgtgcaagtattttcttttcttttctttttattttgtcattttctggatATGTAATGAAAGACTGGTTCATTGATGATTTCCCCACGGAATACAAAACATATTCTGGTTATACCTTACCATTTCTACTGGGTGGTTATTTAAATTTGGttgcttggtgttttttttaacaataaacaccccttcaagttaacagagaaataagcagaggggggaatacttTTCGGTGAATACCAAGCTACCTAGTCCTAACAAATAACCACCCAGCAACCagtctgaatcctcgatagctcataggTTGAGAAACCACACTGTGTGGTCACTGCTTGGTGACTGAAAAGTTCTGAATGCTCAAATATTCGAAAGAGGAAAGAGCTCATACATACTGCATTTACACTATTCATTTCAGGTTTCAACACACAGAATCCAATATAAGATCCataagtttggttgttttctaaatcaaaaTCTACGTTGTACCAGACACAAGGtttcaaggcaagtaactctcatattttgtgtagaaaatagagttgttcccattttgcatttGTACAAATAAAAAGACAGTAATCTGTAGGTCAATTATATTTCACTTCATAAATAGAACTTTTTTTCCCGAGATacttaaacatgaaaagaacgcAAAAATATTTGCCTTATCGTCTTAGCAGAACAACTATGTACTTTATTTTATTCGAAATTAAATTAACTGCTATAAAGAGTTTGCAGAATTGCGCAATTTTCACAGAACTCTTCAACCATGGATTaatcacatgcttgtgcaggtaGACTGGCTGAGTGAATAATACTTGatcaaaataattatgtgtgctgtgggcaggctgtctgtctgtccaaggaCAAAAAATGTAACGTTGAGCTGTTATCTCAGAAGTTTATacagctagacctctgaaactttgcacacttttagggtttgatgatttcacgaagtgaccccagtttcgttgaccctcatcaaattttggggtcacagcggggtcatgttcgtttaataaaaacttaacgttgatgtTATCTCAGATGTGTTTTTAGCTAGAGCTTTAATAGTACGCACACTTCTAGGTTTTGATAATCTACCAACTTGACATAAgattgtgggcggggatgtagctcagtcggtagtgcgctagatttgtatccagttgcctgctgtcagcgtgagttcgtccccacgttcggcgggagatttatttctcggagtcaactttgtgtgcagactctcctcggtgtccgaacacccccgtgtgtacacacaagcacaagaccaagtgcgca
Encoded here:
- the LOC138982257 gene encoding uncharacterized protein isoform X2, which codes for MPPRRAASRRVAEVTRAAAGRPRASNQTASQRQPGGFESATAGGEESATALAAVLAELRRLGERQETCQVAIVSLQKDNQRLQEAVSGDREAIASTSGSMTTGTSNSTLSGSVANLVNTITGTEYGEPSSGLILVE